GCAATCTCATCACACAATCACACAGATCAAATACTTTACAGCGGTTGTGTCCGGTATTTTCGATCCGCATCAGCCCATTCGGCAAAAGACCTACATCCGGGCGCTGAAGAGCCATATTTCCGGATTCTCGGTTTATTACGGGCATTTTCTAAGTCACGAAACATCCTTACCTCAAGTTCCGTTGACCAGTCCTCCACGATTCACCAGGATTCTCAAGACGGAGGAAAAGGGTTCGGACGTCAATTTGGCGGTACATCTCCTGAATGACGCCTGGCTGGACAAGTACGATTGTGCCGTGGTTATCTCAAATGACAGCGATTTGGCTGAACCACTACGCCTGGTCCGTGAACAAAACAATAAAATGATCGGCCTGATTTCGCCCCTTATCCATGGACACCCATCTAGAGAACTCCTGACACACGCTCATTTCATGAAAAGAATCCGCCGAGGCGTGCTGGCTATATCTCAGCTCCCATCGCCTGTTCCAGGGACAAACATCCGAAAGCCACAAAACTGGTGATGAAGATCTCAAAAAAGTAAAAATTCCGGGATAAACTACGCTGAGATATTACGAGGGCATGGCACGGGGACTGTCCCTGGCTTCGGGACTGTCCCCATCCATTTTCAAAAAACTCGTAATGCTCCCAATCCCAGCGCCCTGGGTATTCATGACATGTCCTGTAATATTTGGAAATGGGTGCAGGATATGTATGATTCAGATGCCTATCCCCGCTCCAGTCGTAAGGACAACCCTGTGGTTGACTCGGGCGGGTCCAGCCGCGTCCTCCGCGGGTGGGCCTGGAGCAACATTTTCGGATTTGCTTTGTCTGTATTCTGTAAACTGGCTACTTTCCTCTGCTCCACGTTACCATCACTTTGAAATTAAAGGGAAACCCATGATAAAAAACAAGAAAATTTCAACCACAAAGGCGCCCCGGTTGAATGCCCTTCGGGCTTGCTCTTCGAGCAATTCAACGCTGAAAGGGTTTCTGCGCAGCAGAGTTTAACTGGACTTCTTGAGCTCGCCCGGTTGAATAGACCTTCAATATACGGCAAAGCCCTATTCAACCGGGTATATCTTTTTACCCTGAATACACGAAGTGTATGCGCAGCCATTCAACAGGGGCAAACGGGGGCGGTTAAGGTTTCTTTATTTCCTGGGTTGCGGAAACAGTCCGCATTAGTTTTCATCATCCTCTAAATCAATTTCCTCTTGAATGCTTTCAAGAGTGGCAAGTGCCTTGTCTGCTACTTCCTGGTCTTCATCCCGGCTTAAGATTTCAAGAATTTCTTGATCAATAAGTTCGTTTTCAGCTAAGGACATTCTGACTTTTGGATTTTTTGTTTTGCAGAGTGTTTCTGCTAAAACATCTTCATCACATTGAGAAAATGAATCAAGATTGCCCACTATGGTCTCAAGAATATCAAAGTCATCTGTTTCAATCAGACGCAGGAGGGAATTTTCTGGGATGAAGCCATGTGCATTGTGGTTTAAAACCAGATTCCTCAGCACATCAATCTGAGTATCCTCAAGCAACATGGAAACAATTTCCTTATTGATAGAAGACCTTGAAGCTACATCCATTCTGACTTGCGGGATGGGAGACTTGGCAAACTCAGCAACTATCGGGTTGAATTTTCTTTTATCAGGAATACTGTAAAGGACATCTTCAACAGACTCATTACCGAGAGTTACGGTTTTTCCATTTACGGTCAATTTTAATTTAAACATTTCGGTCCTCCATACTTGAGAGTTATAGATTAGCACTAAAGCTACAAATTATCGCCTCGGCCACCGGGACAGACACTTTTCAATAATCTTCTTTTTTTCTGGGGAATGCCGAGCCCCAGCTCGGCGCCTGCACCGAGGAACAAGTTGAATTTATCTAATGCAGACTTTGCCAGCAACCCAAGTAGCAAGAAAAGAATGCGTAGCCTTAACTGGGACAGTCCCCGGTGACAGGAGTCAGAGATCAGAAGAAAAGTTTCCCTTGTTCCCTGGCTGGAGTCTGGGAACGTTTATTCCCTGAGGCTCCAACCGCTTTTTCAAAATGTGGCTGGAGCCACAAATAAAAGATATCCCCAGGCTGGAGCCTGGGAACAAGAGCAAACACCATAGCTCCAATGCCAAGCGACCATCCCCGCATTTATCTCAAACTTTCTTGTTTTTTGTTACAGCAATGAACGGGTAAGTCTAATCTTCTTCAAGCTCCAAATCCTCATCCTCATCCTCTTCCAGCTCAATGCTCTCCAGAGTATATGTTGCTCTGGCTGCAATTTTGCCAACTTCATCATTACTCAGGATTTCCAGAATTCTTTTGTCCACAAGCTGATCCTCTGCCAGTGAATATCTTACCCTGGGATTTTCTGATCTGCACAACTTCTCTGCCAGAATATCAGGATCGCACATGGAAAATGAATGCAGGTTGTCAGCCACGGTTTCAAGGATTTCATAATCTTCGGTTTTGATCAGGCGCAAAAGAGAGTTTTCAGGAATCATTTTCCTGGCCTTGCGGTTGGAAACCAGATTTCGCAGGACTTCTATCTGGTTATCCTCAATAAGGATTTTGACTATTGAACTGCTTATGGACCTTCTTCCAGCAACATTCATCCTGACCTGGGGAATTGGCGATCTGGCAAATTCAGCTATGATTCTGTTGTATTTTCTTTTTTCAGGTATGCTGTAAAGAATTTCATCTGCAGCCTCATAATCCAAGGTGGCGCTTTTGCCATTAATAGAAATTTTTAGTTCAAACATTGAATACCTCCCTTTTTTGTTAACTCTCAGACACATAGACATATCTGCTTTTCTTCAGTCATCACTTCGACTACAATAGCATGGTTCTGTGATGCTGAGCTCAGATCTTACGACGTGCTGTTGTCTTGAAGCCGAGTATAATTGGCAGGTATGACACTTCTGGTCATATTAGCGAAATTTTTTTAAAAAAATTTCAATACCTGGACACAGAAATCCCTTCACATGATTAAAATTATCGTAACAGTTTAGCCATTTGCATGTGGCACGGGGACTGGCTCTTCTGGGACCCACTTGTCTCAAAAGTGAGACGTTTAAATCATCGGTTGATCCTCAAGTGGGGCCCAGAGTGCCTGTCCCCTGCTTTCCTTAAAAAAGGGCTAAACTATTACAAATTATCAAAGGACTGCCCCAAACTTCTAACTCAAACACCATAACAGCTTGAAATTTTTACATTTTATTAATTAAAAATCAGAAATTCAAAAAAATTTCAGAAGTTTTTTTTAATATGACCAGAAATGTCATACCTGCCTGTTAAACTGCGCCTGAGTTCATGATTTTCCCATTTAAACAGGAAAGTATTTTTTTGGAATAATTTGTTTTTATATGCTCCTCACCCGGGAGACCTGGGCCCTAACATGTGAGTAACTGTCTTCAAACGTGGAGCCTGCATCCTGCAGGCTATTAAAGCCCAGGCGGCTGGAAGCCGCCTCCACATTGATGAACAGTCCCATATTTGGAAATTGGGACAGTCCCCGCGAGGTGCTACAAACAAGATTGATGCTGCATTGGTTCCTGGAAAAAATTTGCTTTAATGAAAAAATTTACACAGCGAGGGACAGTCCCCCTCCGGGCTGTAAGCCTCCGGGCAGGAAGCTGTGCCAGGCGCAAAGTTCTCATCTTTGACGGAACTTTTCTGGCAAATGTGCATGAATCATAAGCAAAAAATCGCAAAATTATGAAAACTCTAACTGTTTGATTTTGCTTCTAATTTGGTTTTAGTTACATAGAAGCTCCAGGAACTCTCATATTTTCTTTGAACCAAAAACCAGGAACTCTCATATTTTAATTTGTCTTTACCAACACATAAACCAGGGAGGTAATTATGCCTGTCAGAAGAAGAAGGTTGCCATCAGCTTCCTTTTATCCACAAGATCAGACCATGGACAAGAATGACTGTTTTGTTGCCGGACAGGGAGCAAAATATCTTGAGAATA
This genomic stretch from Desulfonatronovibrio magnus harbors:
- a CDS encoding NYN domain-containing protein; protein product: MNYPYGFDLGRGVATAAPAFFREYQVRTSLYIDGFNLYYRALKNSPFKWLDLKKLAENLLQSHHTITQIKYFTAVVSGIFDPHQPIRQKTYIRALKSHISGFSVYYGHFLSHETSLPQVPLTSPPRFTRILKTEEKGSDVNLAVHLLNDAWLDKYDCAVVISNDSDLAEPLRLVREQNNKMIGLISPLIHGHPSRELLTHAHFMKRIRRGVLAISQLPSPVPGTNIRKPQNW
- a CDS encoding SUMF1/EgtB/PvdO family nonheme iron enzyme gives rise to the protein MGIHDMSCNIWKWVQDMYDSDAYPRSSRKDNPVVDSGGSSRVLRGWAWSNIFGFALSVFCKLATFLCSTLPSL